A single genomic interval of Myxocyprinus asiaticus isolate MX2 ecotype Aquarium Trade chromosome 19, UBuf_Myxa_2, whole genome shotgun sequence harbors:
- the lratd1 gene encoding protein LRATD1 — protein MGNQLDRITHLNYSELPTGDPSGIEKDELRVGVAYFFSDEEEELDDRSQSDSFKDNNSPSKDGPVALNEIEYSAFCCQECIYSKLRENEDLNVYSVKTLLTMCKPGDLLEFVANAQAPHWAIFEGEDQVIHLYKGEIRKASLFEISCGRQGRIVNNRYRYRPLPADLVMQNASGHLGLSSDEICWTNSESFAAWCRFGKREFKAGGEVHSVEQRYFLKVHLSESTVHTLMFRSLEEMIRERRRVDASGILKELSLVNGKE, from the coding sequence ATGGGAAACCAACTGGACCGGATCACACACCTGAACTACAGCGAGCTACCCACCGGGGATCCATCGGGCATCGAGAAGGACGAGTTGCGTGTTGGCGTGGCGTACTTCTTTTCCGATGAGGAGGAAGAACTGGACGATAGATCTCAGTCGGACAGCTTTAAAGACAACAACAGCCCGAGCAAGGACGGTCCGGTGGCGCTCAATGAGATCGAGTACTCGGCGTTCTGCTGCCAGGAATGTATATATTCCAAACTGCGGGAGAACGAGGACCTGAATGTCTATTCGGTGAAAACTTTATTAACCATGTGCAAACCCGGGGATCTACTGGAGTTCGTGGCCAACGCGCAGGCCCCGCACTGGGCGATCTTTGAAGGGGAGGACCAGGTTATTCACCTGTACAAAGGGGAGATCCGCAAGGCCAGCTTGTTTGAGATCAGCTGCGGTCGGCAGGGCAGGATAGTAAACAATCGTTACCGGTACCGGCCGCTGCCTGCTGATTTGGTGATGCAGAACGCGAGCGGGCACCTGGGGCTCAGCAGCGACGAGATTTGCTGGACGAACTCGGAAAGTTTCGCCGCCTGGTGCCGCTTCGGGAAACGGGAATTTAAAGCGGGCGGCGAGGTGCACTCGGTCGAGCAGCGATACTTTCTAAAGGTGCACCTGTCCGAGAGCACCGTGCACACGCTCATGTTCCGCAGCCTCGAAGAGATGATACGAGAGAGGCGGCGCGTGGACGCCAGTGGAATTCTGAAGGAGCTGTCGCTGGTCAACGGGAAGGAATGA